One stretch of Priestia megaterium DNA includes these proteins:
- a CDS encoding fumarylacetoacetate hydrolase family protein, producing the protein MKVKDIKNVYCVGRNYALHAKELHNDIPTSPFLFSKPTHALVEAAGQLITLPSDQGEVHFETELILHIGQSYKEGITVDELVNEMTIGLDLTLRDVQSELKQKKHPWLLAKGFKHSAVVGNFIPFEGVEASKKKDFSLVKNNERVQLGNIKDLIFDLQTIIDFTGKHFGLDKGDLIFTGTPEGVGPLSHHDELSLKWGQQELGSCIISFR; encoded by the coding sequence ATGAAAGTGAAAGATATTAAAAATGTTTATTGTGTAGGGCGAAACTACGCACTGCATGCAAAAGAATTACATAATGATATTCCAACATCACCTTTTTTATTTTCAAAACCTACTCACGCTCTCGTTGAAGCAGCTGGACAATTAATCACTCTTCCTAGCGACCAAGGAGAGGTGCACTTTGAAACTGAATTGATTCTTCATATTGGACAATCTTACAAAGAAGGCATAACAGTGGATGAACTTGTTAACGAGATGACGATTGGATTAGACTTGACCCTTCGAGACGTGCAGAGTGAATTAAAACAAAAAAAGCACCCTTGGCTCCTTGCAAAAGGATTCAAACATTCAGCGGTCGTGGGAAACTTTATTCCGTTTGAAGGAGTAGAAGCATCTAAGAAGAAAGACTTTTCGCTAGTGAAAAACAATGAACGCGTTCAGCTGGGGAATATTAAAGATTTGATTTTTGACTTACAAACGATTATTGATTTTACAGGAAAACATTTTGGTCTTGATAAAGGAGATCTTATTTTTACAGGTACACCTGAGGGAGTAGGTCCGCTTTCTCATCATGATGAGCTTTCACTTAAATGGGGACAGCAAGAGCTTGGTTCTTGCATTATTTCCTTTCGTTAA
- a CDS encoding CBO0543 family protein produces the protein MVLLILTTVISILSVLVMPKRISWMEMYTTSLFVMFLGSVADIYLDVKYDLYGFFTKGVDFEYLLIFIFIYPATNSVFLNFYPQSKSLAKKAVYITVWVILTTLFEYISIQTEVFYYNEWKILYSFFCYPFLYIAMVLNLKMIRRLQVMDKQK, from the coding sequence ATGGTGCTATTAATCCTTACAACGGTGATTTCTATTCTGAGTGTACTAGTTATGCCAAAGCGTATCAGCTGGATGGAAATGTATACAACTTCTTTGTTTGTCATGTTTTTAGGATCGGTAGCAGATATATATCTTGATGTAAAATATGATCTTTATGGATTCTTTACAAAAGGAGTAGATTTTGAATATCTTTTAATTTTTATTTTTATTTATCCTGCGACGAATAGTGTATTTTTGAATTTTTATCCGCAGAGCAAGAGTTTGGCTAAAAAAGCTGTATATATTACAGTGTGGGTAATTCTTACAACACTGTTTGAGTACATTTCTATCCAAACAGAAGTGTTTTATTATAATGAATGGAAGATTCTATACTCGTTTTTTTGCTATCCTTTTCTTTATATAGCGATGGTTTTAAATCTAAAAATGATACGTAGGCTTCAGGTTATGGATAAACAAAAATAG
- a CDS encoding ImmA/IrrE family metallo-endopeptidase: MFKRSEKVQIHGVTFHGIISAKQKAALQEIANVTDEKDWDGLKGVYCLGSVKVQGKDVLGVYYGQFNDNLPKEKRKLQFEIDYIKYTVTECPIVFIDTTKNKKPHQFAFIILHELGHHVDRMTNGTLLKEGNRAHEMFANTYALEKYSKIEKYQTKKLKNIPFLEESLTQWNKTPHPGAYSLRVQIE; this comes from the coding sequence ATGTTTAAACGTAGTGAAAAGGTCCAAATTCATGGCGTAACGTTTCATGGGATTATAAGTGCGAAGCAAAAAGCCGCCCTGCAGGAAATTGCTAATGTAACAGACGAAAAAGACTGGGATGGGCTAAAAGGTGTGTATTGCTTAGGCAGTGTAAAGGTGCAAGGAAAAGATGTGCTAGGTGTATACTATGGCCAATTTAATGATAACCTTCCAAAAGAGAAGCGCAAACTTCAGTTTGAAATTGACTATATTAAATATACAGTAACGGAATGTCCTATTGTCTTTATCGATACAACAAAAAATAAAAAGCCTCATCAATTTGCTTTTATCATTTTGCATGAATTAGGACATCATGTGGATCGTATGACAAATGGAACGCTTTTAAAAGAAGGAAATAGAGCACATGAAATGTTTGCTAATACGTATGCTTTAGAAAAATATTCAAAAATAGAAAAGTACCAAACAAAAAAATTAAAAAACATTCCATTTTTAGAGGAATCTCTTACTCAATGGAATAAAACTCCTCACCCTGGAGCTTATTCTCTTAGAGTTCAAATTGAATAA
- a CDS encoding CitMHS family transporter, translating to MLAILGFLMVCTFMFLIMTKRLTPLIALMVIPVLFAIIGGFTSDIGEMALNGVKELAPTGVMLMFAILYFGIMIDAGLFDPVVGRILKIVKGDPLKITIGTAILVLIISLDGDGTTTYMITLSAMLPLYKKLNMKPMILACIAIMGSGVMNLTPWGGPTARVMSALKLDASQVFTPMIPAMVGGAVWLLITAYYFGKKERQRLGVIDIQDVTNAQVAFAEAAAAEGIEYKRPKLLWVNFALTALLLVGLITGVMPLQILFMIGFAIAIMINYPNLEVQKERITAHAGNVLAVVSLVFAAGVFTGILSGTKMVDAMGNSLVGLIPDALGPYMSVITAITSMPFTFFMSNDAYYYGILPIIAQAASAYGIDAAEIGRASLIGQPVHLLSPLVASTYLLVGMAKVELGEFQRFTLKWTIGTAMMMLLVAIITGVITL from the coding sequence ATGTTAGCTATTCTTGGGTTTTTGATGGTTTGTACATTTATGTTTCTGATTATGACAAAACGATTAACGCCGCTTATTGCTTTAATGGTTATTCCAGTATTGTTTGCAATCATAGGGGGATTCACAAGTGATATTGGAGAAATGGCTTTAAACGGTGTAAAAGAATTAGCGCCTACAGGCGTTATGTTAATGTTTGCTATTTTATATTTTGGAATTATGATCGATGCTGGTTTGTTTGATCCAGTCGTAGGGAGAATTTTAAAAATCGTAAAAGGTGATCCTCTAAAGATCACAATTGGTACAGCTATTTTAGTTCTTATTATCTCATTAGACGGAGACGGAACAACAACATATATGATTACGCTTTCAGCGATGCTTCCACTTTATAAAAAGCTAAATATGAAACCGATGATTTTAGCCTGTATCGCAATTATGGGTAGTGGAGTTATGAACTTAACACCTTGGGGTGGACCTACTGCTCGTGTAATGAGCGCATTGAAGTTAGATGCTTCACAGGTGTTTACACCAATGATTCCAGCTATGGTTGGCGGAGCTGTTTGGTTATTAATCACAGCTTACTACTTTGGGAAAAAAGAGCGCCAACGCCTAGGTGTTATTGATATTCAAGACGTCACAAATGCTCAAGTCGCTTTTGCAGAAGCAGCAGCTGCTGAAGGAATCGAGTACAAGCGTCCGAAGCTTTTATGGGTAAACTTTGCTTTAACAGCTCTATTATTAGTAGGATTGATTACAGGTGTTATGCCGCTTCAAATTCTATTTATGATTGGGTTTGCAATCGCTATTATGATTAACTATCCAAATTTAGAAGTTCAAAAAGAGCGTATCACAGCACATGCTGGTAATGTACTTGCTGTTGTATCTCTTGTATTCGCAGCAGGCGTATTCACAGGGATTTTATCAGGTACAAAAATGGTAGATGCAATGGGTAATAGCTTAGTAGGATTAATTCCAGATGCGTTAGGACCTTACATGTCTGTAATTACAGCTATCACAAGTATGCCATTTACATTCTTTATGTCAAATGATGCTTACTACTATGGGATTCTACCAATTATTGCTCAGGCAGCTTCCGCATACGGTATTGATGCTGCAGAAATTGGTCGTGCTTCATTGATTGGTCAACCTGTTCACCTACTAAGTCCTTTAGTTGCTTCTACGTATCTATTGGTCGGTATGGCAAAAGTCGAACTCGGTGAATTTCAGCGCTTTACTTTAAAGTGGACGATTGGAACAGCGATGATGATGCTTTTAGTAGCTATTATTACAGGAGTAATTACGCTGTAA
- a CDS encoding ATP-binding protein, producing MKKWFQVSLQTKIVGLSAALIITVIVLLASIFSYMQFVESKRQAEQLALQAAKSISFMPEVKAAFQKKQPSRYIQPLAEQVREQIGAASIVVQNRGQIIYSHSNQKWIGKKNKEAVNDRALLFGGYYTLDGEGTTGPAIMGKAPIVINHGKYTEVVGVVTVEFLKSHVHAQLITRIQQIILFSLAVLLFGMMGGIFLAKSIKKDTLGLEPHEIASLYRERNAILLSIKEGIIAIDHQGFITMMNTSAKNMLGLQTEYLHHHIIEVFPYTNMIEVLDTGIARSDQEIFLNEKTFILNLTPIIEHKRIVGVVASFRDKTELKSLINTISEVRKYSEDLRAQTHEFTNKLYVLSGLLQLGQYKDALEFIQKESAVHQTQNRILFDQILDSKVQAILLGKIGKASEKKIHFSVDSESTLDTLPEHIEISHLIIIIGNLIDNAFEAVSQQSKKEVAFFITDLGHDLIIEVMDNGPGISEEVLNQIFTKGFSTKGTDRGYGLANIKKMVDELGGSIEVYNQPEGGAIFSVYLPKN from the coding sequence ATGAAAAAATGGTTTCAAGTATCGTTGCAAACAAAAATCGTAGGTTTATCCGCAGCATTAATCATAACTGTTATTGTTCTTTTAGCGAGTATTTTCTCTTACATGCAGTTTGTAGAATCTAAAAGGCAAGCCGAGCAGCTGGCTCTTCAAGCAGCCAAATCAATATCATTTATGCCGGAAGTTAAAGCTGCTTTTCAAAAAAAACAGCCGAGTCGCTATATTCAGCCTCTTGCCGAGCAAGTGAGGGAACAAATCGGAGCAGCAAGTATTGTGGTTCAAAACCGCGGGCAAATCATCTATTCTCATTCTAATCAAAAATGGATAGGAAAGAAAAACAAAGAAGCGGTTAACGATCGAGCACTGCTGTTTGGCGGGTATTACACGCTTGATGGAGAGGGCACAACTGGCCCTGCTATTATGGGTAAAGCGCCTATTGTCATCAATCATGGAAAGTATACAGAGGTCGTGGGAGTGGTGACGGTTGAGTTTTTAAAGTCTCATGTTCATGCTCAGCTCATTACGCGTATTCAGCAAATTATCCTATTTTCTCTAGCTGTTTTATTGTTTGGAATGATGGGGGGCATTTTTTTAGCTAAAAGTATTAAAAAAGATACTCTCGGTCTTGAGCCGCATGAAATCGCTTCTTTGTACCGTGAACGAAATGCGATTTTACTTTCAATAAAAGAAGGAATTATTGCTATTGATCATCAAGGCTTTATTACGATGATGAATACATCAGCTAAAAATATGCTGGGGTTACAGACGGAATATTTACATCATCATATCATTGAAGTATTTCCTTATACGAATATGATTGAAGTGCTAGATACGGGAATAGCCCGAAGCGACCAAGAGATTTTTCTAAATGAAAAAACGTTTATCTTAAACTTAACACCTATTATCGAACATAAAAGAATTGTGGGAGTGGTCGCTAGTTTTCGTGATAAGACAGAATTAAAAAGCTTAATTAATACAATTTCAGAGGTACGAAAGTATTCGGAGGATTTACGAGCGCAAACGCATGAGTTTACGAATAAGCTGTATGTTTTGTCAGGTTTGCTGCAGTTAGGGCAGTACAAAGATGCACTTGAGTTTATTCAAAAAGAATCAGCCGTACACCAAACTCAAAATCGTATTCTCTTTGATCAGATATTAGATTCTAAAGTCCAAGCAATATTGCTTGGGAAGATTGGAAAAGCATCTGAAAAAAAAATTCACTTTTCGGTTGATTCGGAGAGTACGCTCGATACGCTTCCAGAACATATTGAAATTTCTCATCTCATTATCATTATTGGGAACTTAATTGATAATGCATTTGAAGCGGTGAGTCAGCAGTCTAAAAAAGAAGTGGCGTTTTTTATTACCGATCTTGGTCATGATTTAATTATTGAAGTAATGGATAACGGACCAGGTATATCAGAAGAAGTACTAAATCAAATTTTCACAAAAGGTTTTTCAACCAAAGGTACAGATAGAGGGTACGGACTGGCAAATATAAAGAAAATGGTAGATGAACTTGGAGGATCTATTGAAGTGTATAACCAGCCGGAAGGAGGAGCCATTTTTTCAGTTTACCTTCCAAAAAACTGA
- a CDS encoding response regulator codes for MLRVAIAEDDFRIAQVQERFLLEVDGVEVVGKALNAKETLKMLREKKVDLLLLDIYMPDEMGTDLLPKIRAQFPHVDVIVVTAATEKNIVEICLRNGVVNYLIKPVMMESFINAIKQYQEKKELFSRHEEVDQSFIDAYFGHTRTKPKADKSLPSGIDGITLQKSKDILKSIKGITIEEMGQHMGVSRTTARRYLEYLVSTGECHVEYDYGIIGRPERKYYLA; via the coding sequence ATGTTACGAGTTGCAATTGCAGAAGACGATTTTCGAATTGCTCAAGTTCAAGAGCGGTTTTTATTAGAAGTAGATGGTGTAGAAGTTGTAGGCAAAGCTTTAAATGCAAAAGAGACGCTTAAAATGCTAAGGGAAAAGAAAGTTGATTTACTTCTTTTAGACATCTATATGCCAGATGAAATGGGAACGGATTTACTGCCAAAAATCAGAGCGCAGTTTCCGCATGTTGACGTTATCGTTGTAACGGCTGCAACAGAAAAAAATATTGTAGAAATCTGTTTGAGAAACGGGGTCGTCAATTACTTGATTAAGCCGGTTATGATGGAATCCTTCATTAATGCTATTAAACAGTATCAAGAGAAAAAGGAACTGTTTAGTAGGCATGAAGAAGTTGATCAATCATTTATTGATGCATACTTTGGACATACTAGAACAAAGCCAAAAGCGGATAAATCTCTTCCTTCAGGTATTGATGGTATCACATTACAAAAATCAAAAGACATTTTAAAAAGCATTAAAGGAATTACGATCGAAGAGATGGGACAACACATGGGAGTATCTAGAACGACCGCTAGACGATATTTAGAGTATTTAGTATCAACTGGTGAATGTCATGTTGAATATGATTATGGGATTATTGGACGGCCGGAGCGCAAGTACTATTTAGCGTAG
- a CDS encoding tripartite tricarboxylate transporter substrate binding protein, giving the protein MIKKLMIVFISVVLVSCSSPSKKERINMEQIEIVAAGAKGGGADITVRAIQQVLTEKKIVKVPVSVSNKIGGQGEEGWKYIKQRKEGSVVSGNSSLLITNNLLGQSQLTYKDFTPLAILTSEWEVIVVPANSPIYNLKQLIRTLNQSESSMKVGISPRLGNDDHLSFMQLNKKAGVDSSKLEFFVYNSSHKVIDALVHHQLDVAPMSLSEVKKQYEQGQVRILAVSSPSRLEELKEIPTWKEAGIDVTFSHWRGLMGPPNMTKEQVAYWNKTVYEMVHTKEWEQLLKDNDLTSFYKNSSGAKVFLEQQSKLYSDLMGGTNDE; this is encoded by the coding sequence ATGATCAAAAAGCTCATGATAGTTTTTATAAGTGTAGTGCTTGTTAGCTGTTCTTCTCCTTCAAAAAAAGAACGTATTAATATGGAACAAATTGAAATTGTGGCAGCCGGTGCAAAAGGCGGAGGAGCAGACATAACAGTAAGAGCCATTCAACAAGTGCTAACGGAAAAGAAGATTGTGAAGGTGCCTGTTTCTGTTAGTAATAAAATAGGTGGTCAAGGTGAAGAAGGATGGAAATATATTAAACAGAGAAAAGAGGGGAGTGTTGTTTCCGGGAATTCTAGTTTGCTGATTACAAATAATTTGCTAGGGCAAAGTCAATTAACCTATAAAGACTTTACTCCGCTCGCTATTTTAACATCTGAATGGGAGGTCATCGTAGTCCCTGCTAACTCTCCTATATATAATTTAAAACAGCTCATACGCACGTTAAATCAAAGTGAATCCAGTATGAAAGTGGGAATATCACCTCGCTTAGGAAACGACGATCATTTATCGTTCATGCAGCTAAATAAAAAAGCAGGCGTAGACTCTTCCAAGCTTGAGTTTTTCGTTTACAACAGCAGTCATAAAGTGATCGATGCGCTCGTTCATCATCAGCTAGATGTAGCACCCATGTCATTATCAGAAGTAAAAAAGCAGTATGAACAAGGGCAGGTAAGAATACTCGCCGTTTCTTCTCCCAGCAGGCTAGAAGAGCTAAAAGAGATCCCAACGTGGAAAGAAGCGGGAATTGACGTAACATTTAGCCATTGGAGAGGTCTAATGGGACCGCCTAATATGACCAAAGAGCAGGTAGCATATTGGAATAAGACAGTGTATGAAATGGTTCATACAAAAGAATGGGAACAGCTGCTTAAAGATAACGATTTAACCTCTTTTTATAAAAATAGCAGCGGTGCTAAGGTGTTTCTTGAGCAGCAAAGCAAGCTGTATTCAGACTTAATGGGCGGAACAAATGACGAGTAG
- a CDS encoding LysR family transcriptional regulator: MDDRDWLILQVLYREKNITKAAKELFISQPALTHRLQQMEKEFHVQIVNRGRRGVQFTPQGEYLVKCAEEMLLTLQKIKENVLNMDDQLTGTLRLGVSNFFTDYKLPGLLRLFKERFPDVEFKVTTGWSSDMAHLLYKHDVHIAFVKGDYNWQDQKELLFKETICIASAQPVDINNLPNIPRIDYHQDRFLKTSVDNWWAENYSQPPLVSIEVDKAETCKKMVVNGLGYAILPSMLLDDAAEIYRYTLKTKDQQPLTRSTWMFYHEDSLKINIVKAFIEFIQNLDLKDVH, translated from the coding sequence ATGGACGATCGAGATTGGCTTATTCTACAAGTGTTGTATCGAGAAAAAAACATTACAAAAGCAGCCAAGGAGCTGTTTATCTCTCAGCCTGCGCTTACGCATAGACTGCAGCAGATGGAGAAGGAATTTCATGTTCAGATCGTGAACAGAGGGCGCCGCGGAGTTCAGTTTACACCGCAGGGAGAATATTTAGTCAAGTGCGCAGAAGAAATGCTGCTCACGCTTCAAAAAATAAAAGAAAATGTGTTAAACATGGATGATCAATTAACCGGTACTTTACGTCTAGGAGTGTCTAATTTTTTCACTGACTACAAGCTCCCTGGACTATTACGCTTATTTAAAGAGCGATTTCCTGACGTTGAATTCAAAGTCACGACCGGATGGAGCAGCGACATGGCCCACTTACTTTATAAGCACGACGTTCATATTGCGTTTGTCAAAGGTGATTATAACTGGCAAGATCAGAAAGAGCTGCTTTTTAAAGAAACGATTTGCATTGCGTCCGCACAGCCTGTTGACATAAACAACCTTCCCAATATACCTCGAATTGACTATCATCAAGATCGTTTTTTAAAAACATCTGTTGATAACTGGTGGGCTGAAAATTACTCTCAGCCTCCCCTTGTGAGTATTGAAGTGGATAAAGCAGAAACGTGCAAAAAGATGGTTGTAAACGGACTCGGTTATGCGATTTTGCCGAGTATGCTGCTTGACGACGCAGCAGAGATTTACAGATACACGTTAAAAACAAAAGACCAGCAGCCTTTAACGCGCAGCACATGGATGTTTTACCATGAGGATTCCTTAAAAATTAATATTGTAAAAGCTTTTATTGAGTTTATTCAAAACTTGGATTTAAAAGATGTACACTGA
- a CDS encoding AbrB family transcriptional regulator: MNARIIFLQSIFFILLTSVGGFLLSLTGLSIGWMLGTLILAAILAFRKPRFLSQTSKKGIPKYWLYAGQCILGIELGQKINLSVLTTFQSHWPTITIMLLLSVVFSLLSGYLLWKFSSTDLLTSFFGTTPGGMSAMPGMAEEVGANTAVVSIIQTMRVFLVVLAVPLFVVYWGSNTGRHAVSVTPSIFQWESLLWTGVLIVTAVVGYYIGKKLKFPAPWLVGGMLTVAIVQTAASSYVGYNLQAYWPHSVMVLSQIFIASSIGSRFHKEMFIGVKKIIVVALINTIGLIAAMFVCALAVSKITGIELITSILAFAPGGIAEMVTTSIVLQADSTLVVAVQVLRILTIWLLLPPLFRMFHQWGERKRIHSHVS, translated from the coding sequence ATGAACGCAAGAATTATTTTTTTACAATCTATATTTTTTATTTTACTAACAAGCGTGGGAGGATTTCTTTTATCGTTAACAGGCTTATCCATTGGCTGGATGCTTGGGACCCTCATTTTAGCTGCTATTCTAGCTTTTCGAAAGCCGCGTTTTTTATCTCAAACAAGCAAAAAAGGTATTCCAAAATATTGGCTGTACGCAGGACAGTGTATTTTAGGGATTGAATTAGGTCAAAAAATTAACTTATCTGTGTTGACTACGTTTCAATCTCACTGGCCCACCATTACGATTATGCTTTTGCTGTCCGTTGTTTTTTCTCTTTTATCCGGTTATTTGCTATGGAAGTTCAGTTCCACAGACTTATTAACAAGCTTTTTCGGCACGACTCCTGGTGGAATGAGCGCAATGCCAGGCATGGCTGAAGAAGTAGGAGCCAATACGGCAGTTGTAAGCATTATTCAAACGATGCGCGTGTTTTTAGTTGTGCTTGCTGTTCCTTTATTTGTCGTCTATTGGGGAAGTAATACGGGACGGCATGCAGTGTCAGTTACTCCGAGTATTTTTCAATGGGAATCACTGTTATGGACAGGCGTTTTAATCGTTACAGCAGTAGTAGGCTATTATATAGGAAAAAAACTTAAATTTCCTGCTCCTTGGTTAGTAGGAGGAATGCTTACTGTTGCGATTGTTCAAACAGCAGCTTCATCGTACGTGGGCTATAATCTTCAAGCATACTGGCCTCATTCTGTGATGGTTTTATCGCAAATTTTTATCGCGTCAAGCATTGGTTCTCGCTTTCATAAAGAAATGTTTATTGGCGTAAAAAAAATTATAGTTGTGGCCCTTATTAATACAATCGGTTTAATCGCTGCTATGTTTGTCTGTGCACTAGCAGTCTCCAAAATAACTGGAATCGAGCTTATCACGTCTATTTTAGCGTTTGCTCCTGGAGGCATTGCAGAAATGGTAACAACATCAATTGTACTGCAAGCCGATTCGACGTTGGTAGTAGCGGTCCAAGTGCTTCGAATTTTAACCATTTGGCTGCTTCTTCCTCCGCTGTTTCGCATGTTTCATCAGTGGGGAGAAAGAAAAAGAATACATTCACACGTTTCATAA
- a CDS encoding class I SAM-dependent methyltransferase, whose product MSNKEMVVSQFGGNAGKYVKSKGHAKGKDLAVLAEIAEENRGGRLLDVATGGGHVANKLAPVFQEVTAFDLTPQMLQSAEGFIKENGHENVSFVQGDAEDMPFQDDEFDTVTCRIAPHHFPNIKQFIKEVYRVLKPGGQFLLIDNVAPEVNAYDEFYNRVEKTRDPSHYRAYKKTEWLSMLEMQGFRTEVLTTFPKRFLFDDWCGMMNVPEETKRELTQYMLNIPSGFKQFFEIKTNQQGIESFQGEAIFVACYKNK is encoded by the coding sequence ATGAGTAATAAAGAAATGGTTGTCAGTCAGTTCGGGGGGAATGCCGGAAAGTATGTCAAAAGTAAAGGTCATGCGAAAGGCAAAGATTTAGCTGTTTTAGCGGAAATTGCTGAAGAAAATAGAGGAGGAAGGCTGCTTGATGTAGCAACAGGAGGAGGACACGTAGCAAATAAGCTAGCACCTGTCTTTCAAGAAGTAACGGCTTTTGACTTAACTCCTCAAATGTTGCAAAGTGCTGAAGGCTTCATTAAAGAAAATGGTCATGAAAATGTATCGTTTGTTCAAGGAGATGCTGAAGATATGCCATTTCAAGATGACGAGTTTGATACGGTAACGTGCAGAATTGCACCGCACCATTTTCCTAATATTAAACAGTTCATCAAAGAGGTATACCGAGTGTTAAAGCCAGGGGGACAGTTCTTGCTTATTGATAATGTAGCACCGGAAGTGAATGCTTATGACGAGTTTTATAATCGAGTTGAAAAGACAAGAGATCCAAGCCATTATCGTGCTTATAAAAAAACAGAGTGGCTTTCTATGCTTGAAATGCAAGGATTCCGTACGGAAGTGCTGACAACTTTTCCAAAGCGCTTTTTATTTGATGACTGGTGTGGGATGATGAATGTTCCTGAAGAGACAAAGCGTGAGCTTACTCAATATATGCTGAATATACCAAGCGGATTTAAGCAGTTTTTCGAAATTAAAACGAATCAACAAGGAATTGAATCGTTTCAAGGAGAAGCAATCTTTGTAGCGTGTTACAAAAATAAATAA
- a CDS encoding ABC transporter permease: protein MNSIPKIPVGNWIDHFVTFLNDNIKGFFDVISAIVDGIVSFIVLVLTFPPALILILIVGVIAWFSSKKWSFTILSMIGLLFILNLDYWQETMDTLALVLTSVLISIIVGIPLGIWASQSEKVTRIITPILDFMQTMPAFVYLIPALFFFGIGVVPGVISSVIFAMPPTIRLTNLGIREVPADLVEAANAYGSTTKQKLFKVQLPLATKTIMAGINQSIMLSLSMVVIASLVGAPGLGAEVYRAVSRLEVGTGFEAGISIVILAIILDRITQYFGNRSNQRA, encoded by the coding sequence ATGAATAGTATTCCTAAAATTCCCGTTGGCAATTGGATTGACCATTTTGTCACGTTTTTAAACGATAATATTAAAGGATTTTTTGATGTTATTTCAGCGATTGTCGATGGTATTGTAAGTTTTATTGTACTAGTTCTAACCTTTCCACCAGCATTAATTTTAATCTTAATTGTCGGAGTCATTGCTTGGTTTTCAAGTAAAAAATGGTCGTTTACTATTTTATCAATGATTGGCCTGTTATTTATTCTTAACCTTGACTACTGGCAAGAAACCATGGATACACTAGCCCTCGTTTTAACAAGCGTACTGATTTCAATTATAGTAGGAATCCCGCTAGGCATTTGGGCATCTCAAAGCGAGAAAGTTACTCGAATTATTACGCCGATCTTAGACTTTATGCAAACAATGCCCGCATTTGTTTATTTGATTCCAGCATTGTTCTTCTTTGGTATTGGTGTCGTACCAGGTGTTATCTCATCTGTTATCTTTGCAATGCCTCCAACAATTCGCTTAACGAACCTAGGTATCCGTGAAGTACCCGCTGACTTAGTAGAAGCAGCAAATGCGTATGGTTCAACAACAAAACAAAAATTATTTAAAGTACAGCTTCCATTAGCTACAAAAACAATCATGGCAGGAATTAACCAAAGCATCATGCTATCCCTTTCAATGGTTGTTATCGCCTCTCTTGTAGGTGCTCCGGGACTTGGTGCGGAAGTATATCGTGCAGTTTCTCGACTTGAAGTCGGCACGGGCTTTGAAGCCGGAATTTCAATCGTTATTTTAGCGATTATTTTAGACCGTATTACTCAATATTTTGGAAATCGTTCAAACCAACGAGCATAA